CGACATGATGGCGGGGGCCGCTGATGGTGACTCGCGGCGGATCGGCGACGGTGTCGATGTGTTCGCCCTCGGTAAAAATTCCGGTGACACGGGGATGAATCTCGACTTCGCGGGTCAGACGCGTATCGAATGCGAGGTGCAACTGGCTGGGGACGACTTGCACGACGGTGATGCCGCGGGGATGGCGGACCTGTTGCGAGGTGAGATCAAAGGTGCGTTCGCCGGGCTTCACGTCGGCCAGTTCGATTTCGGCGTGGATCTCGTTGGTCTGCAACTGGCGAATGACGCGCTCGGGGCCGCGCACGCGGATCTGGGCTTCGGGAATCATCTCGGAGCTGATTTCGAGATGTGAGGGGACGTGCTGAAAGACGATAGGGGCGCGTACGGCGACTTCGGCGGGCTGCTCGTCGGGAGAGATCAGAAACCACATTCCCGTGGCCAGCAGGAGGGACAAGAATTTCAAGCCGAAGTTGTGGAAGAGGTAGCGCTGGAAGAAGGCGATCATGGCTGAGACTCCGATTCGGCCGCGGGTTCGGACTTGCGCGGGGCGGGATCGCGCAGAGGAGAATCGAGTAGGGCGTCTGACTCGTCGTCGGCCTGCGCGATCGTAGTGGGCAGAGTGACCGGCGCCATGTAGCGGCGCAGTTCGCTGCCGAGGCGCTCACGCAGTTGCTCGACGGTCAGGTCGCGCTCGATTTTGCCGCCGATGGCGAGACTGATGGCTCCGGTTTCTTCCGAGCAGATCACGGCGATGGCGTCGGTTTCCTCGGTGATGCCGATGCCGGCGCGGTGGCGGGTACCGAGTTGGGTGGACAGCAGAGGATTCATGGACAACGGAAGAAAGCAGGCGGCGGCGGCGATGCGGTCTTTTTGAACGATGACGGCGCCGTCGTGGAGCGGAGCGCTGGGGCGGAAGATGGTGGCGAGCAGATCGTAGGAAAGGCGGGCGTCGAGGGGGACACCGCTTTCGATGTGGGTGCGCAGTCCGATTTCGCGTTCGATGACGATGAGTGCGCCGGTTTGGTGCTGGGAAAAAAGATTGGCGGCGAGGACGATGTCGTCGTAGGAATCGCTGTCGGTGGAGGAGCCGCCGAGGAAGGTCATGCGGCGGCCGAGATCGGCGAGCACGTGGCGGATCTCCGATTGGAAAACGACGATGAGCGCGAACACCAGGTAGGGGAGTACATGGCTTACCACCCAGTTCAAAGTGGTGAGTTCGCCAATGCGAGCCAGGTAGAAAATTACGGAG
The Candidatus Sulfotelmatobacter sp. DNA segment above includes these coding regions:
- the cdaA gene encoding diadenylate cyclase CdaA — translated: MIPVITSWTQAAWVTLDILLVSLLIYQVLVMIRGTRAAPMLVGLVVVSVIFYLARIGELTTLNWVVSHVLPYLVFALIVVFQSEIRHVLADLGRRMTFLGGSSTDSDSYDDIVLAANLFSQHQTGALIVIEREIGLRTHIESGVPLDARLSYDLLATIFRPSAPLHDGAVIVQKDRIAAAACFLPLSMNPLLSTQLGTRHRAGIGITEETDAIAVICSEETGAISLAIGGKIERDLTVEQLRERLGSELRRYMAPVTLPTTIAQADDESDALLDSPLRDPAPRKSEPAAESESQP
- a CDS encoding CdaR family protein, yielding MIAFFQRYLFHNFGLKFLSLLLATGMWFLISPDEQPAEVAVRAPIVFQHVPSHLEISSEMIPEAQIRVRGPERVIRQLQTNEIHAEIELADVKPGERTFDLTSQQVRHPRGITVVQVVPSQLHLAFDTRLTREVEIHPRVTGIFTEGEHIDTVADPPRVTISGPRHHVEQIDAATTDPIDATGTRGSAIFTTNVYVSDPLVQVVQTTSIRVTVIVEKPGTTPTH